A section of the Drosophila sechellia strain sech25 chromosome 3L, ASM438219v1, whole genome shotgun sequence genome encodes:
- the LOC6605101 gene encoding probable insulin-like peptide 1 yields the protein MFSQHSGAAAHGLRLQSLLIAAVLTAAMAMSTTTGSGHQLLPPGNHKLCGPALSDAMDVVCPHGFNTMPKKRESLLLANSNDDDEDAKQEEEDDSSMWQTLDGAGYSFSPLLTNLYGSEVLIKTRRRYRRHLTGGVYDECCVKTCSYLELAIYCLPK from the coding sequence ATGTTTAGCCAGCACAGCGGTGCAGCAGCACATGGCCTTCGGCTCCAGTCGCTGCTTATCGCAGCCGTGCTCACCGCCGCAATGGCAATGTCCACGACGACTGGCAGTGGTCACCAGTTGCTGCCCCCCGGGAACCACAAGCTCTGCGGGCCCGCACTGTCCGATGCCATGGATGTGGTGTGTCCCCATGGCTTTAATACGATGCCAAAGAAACGTGAAAGCCTGCTGCTGGCCAACAgcaacgacgacgacgaggacgcgaagcaggaggaggaggatgataGCAGCATGTGGCAGACGCTGGACGGGGCAGGATACTCCTTCAGTCCACTGCTAACCAATCTGTACGGATCCGAGGTCCTGATCAAGACGCGACGTCGCTACAGGAGACACCTGACCGGTGGCGTCTACGACGAGTGCTGCGTCAAGACCTGTAGCTACTTGGAGTTAGCCATCTACTGTCTACCGAAATAG
- the LOC6605105 gene encoding acid sphingomyelinase-like phosphodiesterase 3b has protein sequence MLLAPISWLGFLLAYSGLPGAQARIGYFWHISDLHLDTLYSTQGDIYRSCWELARSVSGSNANSAASEPPGPFGHYNCDSPWSLIESAVKTMKAKQGDNVEFVLWTGDALSHSAQPLSEQKQHEILRNITELLGRSFSSQFIFPVLGHEDGSGSYRRLGELWRHWLPSEALVTFDQGGYYSIEQTKSRLRIVALNTNFMRLDPDPDPRASLSLRWPAEYFAEPKASVSSISAEDELLAEQQWLWLEEVLTKSKEKQETVYIVGHMPPGVDERHLGTQHNQLTFTERNNQRYLDMVRRFAPVIQGQFFGHLHSDTFRLIYDAKGNPISWLMIAPSIVPRKAGIGSSNNPALRLYKFDTGSGQVLDYTQFWLDLPLANRANEPTWQPEYNLTHYYALPEISAGALHNFAERFTGTDLSWFTRYHRANAVRYHSGSACPGLCMLNHYCAITRLDYDEFRLCLEKEQLVLQGHAPAALMPTSWSWLLGVLAAFYGLHAGRWSGGCNNCHIQRI, from the exons ATGCTGCTGGCTCCAATCAGCTGGCTCGGGTTCTTGTTGGCCTACTCCGGCCTGCCGGGCGCCCAGGCGCGGATTG GCTACTTCTGGCACATTAGTGACCTCCACCTGGACACACTCTACTCCACGCAGGGCGACATATACAGAAGCTGCTGGGAGTTAGCACGATCGGTTTCCGGCTCCAATGCAAATAGTGCGGCATCGGAGCCACCTGGTCCCTTTGGACACTACAACTGCGATAGTCCGTGGAGTCTGATTGAATCGGCGGTGAAGACCATGAAGGCCAAGCAGGGCGACAATGTGGAGTTCGTCCTGTGGACAGGAGATGCCCTCTCCCATTCGGCTCAGCCGCTCTCCGAGCAAAAGCAGCACGAAATCCTGCGAAATATTACAGAGCTGCTGGGACGCAGCTTCTCCTCGCAGTTCATATTCCCGGTCTTGGGCCACGAGGACGGCAGTGGCAGCTATCGCAGATTGGGCGAACTGTGGCGTCACTGGCTTCCCTCAGAGGCCCTGGTGACCTTCGATCAGGGCGGCTACTACTCCATCGAACAGACCAAGAGTCGTCTGCGCATTGTGGCTCTGAATACGAATTTCATGCGACTTGATCCCGATCCGGATCCAAGGGCATCGCTAAGTTTACGATGGCCAGCTGAATATTTCGCCGAGCCCAAGGCATCCGTGAGCTCCATTTCGGCAGAGGATGAGCTGCTGGCGGAGCAACAGTGGCTCTGGCTGGAGGAGGTGCTCACCAAGTCCAAAGAGAAACAGGAAACG GTATACATCGTGGGCCACATGCCACCAGGTGTTGATGAACGTCACCTGGGTACCCAGCACAACCAGTTGACTTTCACTGAGCGCAACAACCAGCGTTACCTGGACATGGTGCGCCGCTTTGCGCCGGTCATCCAGGGTCAGTTCTTCGGACACCTTCACTCGGACACCTTCCGTCTGATCTACGATGCCAAAG GCAATCCCATTTCGTGGCTGATGATAGCCCCATCGATTGTGCCCCGCAAGGCGGGCATCGGCTCATCGAATAATCCCGCCCTGCGGCTCTACAAGTTCGACACGGGCAGCGGCCAGGTGCTGGACTACACGCAGTTCTGGCTGGACCTGCCACTGGCCAACCGGGCCAACGAGCCCACCTGGCAGCCGGAGTACAACCTGACCCACTACTACGCCCTGCCGGAGATCTCCGCCGGAGCGCTGCACAATTTCGCCGAGCGATTCACGGGCACCGACCTCTCCTGGTTCACCAG ATACCACCGAGCCAACGCCGTGCGATATCATTCCGGGTCGGCCTGCCCCGGACTCTGCATGCTCAATCATTACTGCGCCATCACGCGCCTGGACTACGATGAGTTCCGGCTCTGCCTGGAGAAGGAGCAGCTGGTTCTGCAAGGACACGCCCCCGCCGCCCTAATGCCCACATCCTGGAGCTGGCTGCTCGGCGTGCTCGCCGCTTTTTATGGCCTCCACGCGGGGCGATGGTCAGGGGGATGCAACAATTGCCACATCCAGCGAATTTAA
- the LOC6605102 gene encoding probable insulin-like peptide 2, with amino-acid sequence MSKPVSFISMVAVILLASSTVKLAQGTLCSEKLNEVLSMVCEEYNPVIPHKRAMPGADSDLDPLNPLQFVQEFEEEDNSISEPLRSALFPGSYLGGVLSSLAEVRRRTRQRQGIVERCCKKSCDMKALREYCSVVRN; translated from the exons ATGAGCAAGCCTGTGTCCTTCATCTCGATGGTGGCTGTGATTTTGCTGGCCAGCTCCACAGTGAAGTTGGCCCAAGGAACGCTCTGCAGTGAAAAGCTCAACGAGGTGCTGAGTATGGTGTGCGAGGAGTATAATCCCGTGATTCCCCACAAGCGCGCCATGC CCGGTGCCGACAGCGACCTGGACCCCCTCAATCCCCTGCAGTTTGTCCAGGAGTTCGAGGAGGAGGACAATTCGATCTCGGAACCGCTGCGAAGTGCCCTCTTTCCTGGGAGCTATCTGGGGGGCGTCCTCAGTTCCCTGGCGGAAGTCCGGAGGCGAACTCGCCAACGGCAAGGAATCGTGGAGAGGTGCTGCAAAAAGTCCTGTGATATGAAGGCCCTGCGGGAGTACTGCTCCGTCGTCAGAAATTAG
- the LOC6605103 gene encoding probable insulin-like peptide 3, translated as MGIEMRCQGRRILLPSLLLLILMIGGVQATMKLCGRKLPETLSKLCVYGFNAMTKRTLDAVNFNLIDGFEDRSLLERLLSDSSVQMLKTRRLRDGVFDECCLKSCTMDEVLRYCAAKPRTITS; from the exons ATGGGCATCGAGATGAGGTGTCAGGGCAGGAGGATCCTGCTACCCAGCCTGCTACTGCTAATCCTCATGATCGGCGGTGTCCAGGCCACCATGAAGTTGTGTGGCCGCAAACTGCCCGAAACGCTCTCCAAGCTTTGTGTGTATGGCTTCAACGCAATGACCAAGAGAACTTTGG ACGCCGTGAACTTCAACCTGATCGATGGCTTCGAAGACCGTTCCCTGCTGGAAAGACTGTTGAGTGATAGTTCGGTTCAGATGCTCAAGACTCGACGTCTTCGGGATGGAGTCTTCGACGAGTGTTGCCTGAAGTCGTGCACCATGGATGAGGTGCTGAGGTATTGTGCTGCCAAGCCCAGAACGATAACCTCGTAA
- the LOC6605104 gene encoding probable insulin-like peptide 4 gives MSLIRLGLALLLLLATVSQLLQPVQGRRKMCGEALIQALDVICVNGFTRRVRRSTASKDARVRDLIRKLQQPDEDTEQETETGRLKQKHTDADTEKGVPPAGGSGRKLRRHRRRIAHECCKEGCTYDDILDYCA, from the exons ATGAGCCTAATTAGACTGGGACTggcgctgctgctcctgctggccACCGTGTCGCAGTTGCTGCAGCCTGTCCAGGGACGCCGGAAGATGTGCGGCGAGGCTCTGATCCAGGCACTGGATGTGATTTGTGTTAATGGATTTACACGCCGGGTGAGGCGGAGCACTG CATCAAAGGATGCTAGAGTGCGAGACCTAATCCGTAAGCTCCAGCAGCCGGATGAGGACACCGAacaggaaacggaaacgggAAGGTTGAAGCAGAAGCATACGGATGCGGATACGGAGAAGGGAGTGCCACCGGCCGGCGGAAGTGGACGCAAGTTGCGACGCCACCGGCGACGCATAGCCCACGAGTGCTGCAAGGAGGGCTGCACCTACGACGATATACTGGACTACTGCGCCTGA